The genomic window ATCTCGACACTAACCATCAAACTGCCTTTATCCGCATTTTCTATTTGTTCAATGTCAGCGAGACTTAATACCGCTACCGCAGACAAATTTCCCTGCATTCGCCTTTGAAAATGAAATGTCATACTTTTCAATAGCGGTACACAAGTGTCGGGAACATTCATCCCAAAAACGATACCCGTCGCCGACTCTGCCAATAATGCCGCGGCAATGGCATGAACACCACCAATATGGTTTTGTACTTTCTTTTTGTTTTCTAACGATAATACCGCTTTGGTATGAGAAACAGAGATCAACTTAATTGATGAAGTACCAGCATATTTTACTGTCGAACAGAAAATTTTAGTCAGTAAAAAAGAGCGCATAAAGCGCGGCATTCTATTAACTTTACTGATTATTTTTCCGAATTTGTTCGCCATAATTTATTTGCCTACTGTTAATTTTAATTAAGTGTCGCGCAAACTGGTCTGACCTTCAAGTTTTTTTACCCCGTGGCAAACTTATAGTGAGTGTCCAGTTAAAAGTGCCCAGATAAAAGCGTCCATAAAAAAAGCGCCCTAAGCGCTTTGATTTATAGATCATTATTGAGCGTTATAGTTTAAAAAAGTGTTCTTGATAAACTTTCATTTCAGCAATTGACTCTAAAATATCATCAAGCGCTAAATGAGCGCCCGTTTTTACCACTTTATCTAACACTTCAGGTTTCCAGCGACGCGCTAATTCTTTAACGGTACTAACGTCTATATTCCGGTAATGAAAGTAATCTTCAAAATCAGGCATATATTTATTAATAAAACGCCTGTCCTGCCCAATGCTATTACCACACATCGGTGACTTACCTTTTGGCACATATTGTTCAACAAACTTAATCGTCGCCTCAGTAGCATCGGCTAGCGAGCTAACACTTTCACGACAACGTGTAGTTAAGCCTGATTGACCATGGTGTTCGATACACCACTGACTCATATTGTCTAACACCTCATCACTTTGGTGAATAGCAAAAACAGGTCCTTGAGCTAAAATATTTAACTGACTGTCAGTCACTATGCTGGCAATCTCTAAAATCACATCTGTATTGGGTTCTAGGCCTGTCATTTCTAAATCTAACCAAATTAAATTTGTCTCATTACCTGTCATGCCGCTTCCTTAAAAATGCCAACTGTTTTACTGATACCCATATCATTAAATTATCACTCACTTGTGCCGCCTAAAGTGCGTCAAGGCTAAGTTGCTTTCAATCGCAATAGTTCACTATTATTCAATCAAGCGCCTTATCTGCATTTGTTTTCTTCGCCACAGCAAGGTAACAAACTTAGTGAGACTGATATTACTATTACAAGTATATTAGATGAATGGTGATTTAGTCAGTATAATACGTGACAATGAACTGTGATTAAAACTTTTTGTCGCATTACCCTTTTAAAAGACGAGTGAAACTCCATAATTATCATGATAAAACTCCATGTCTAAGCTAAAAAAACTGACTAAAGGTCAGACAAGGCGCATTAAAGATAATCAAGCTAAAAAACTGCGTAATAAACCAGAGCAAGTGCAATGGCAAGATACTGAGTTGGGAGAGCCTGAAAACGGTACTATTCTCAGTCGCTTTGGCCAGCATGCCGATGTAGAAGCAGAAAATAGTGATTGCATACGTTGTAATATACGCCGCGGTGTTAAATCTTTGGTCTGTGGTGATAAAGTTTTATGGCGCAGAGGTAAAGAAACACAACACAGTATTTCAGGAGTCATTGAAGCGGTTCATGAGCGAACGTCGGTATTAAGTCGTCCAGATGTTTATGACGGTGTAAAACCGATAGCGGCAAATATCACCCAAATATTAATTGTCTCTTCGGTGTTACCTGCCTTTAACCCTGATATTATCGACCGGTATTTAGTGGCTGCAGAGCAAACAGGTATCACACCGGTTATCTTACTCAATAAAACTGATTTACTTGATAAAGCCAGTAAAGCCGAAATTGAGCAACATCTTGATATTTATCGTGAGATTGGTTATCAGGTGATTTATGTCAGTAATGAATCTCAACACGGTATTGAAGAGCTTAAGAAACAACTTAGCGAACATACCAGTATCTTTGTAGGCCAATCTGGTGTGGGTAAGTCAACACTTACCAACACCTTAATGCCTGAACTGGGTTTAATGACAAAAATAGTCTCTGAAAACTCTGGTTTAGGTCAACACACAACAACGGTTGCTCGCTTATACCATTTTAAACAAGGTGGTGATTTAATTGATTCACCCGGTATTCGAGAGTTTGGCTTATGGCATTTAACGCCAGCAGAAGTTTATGGTGGCTTTATTGAATTTGAAGATTACTTGGGTGGTTGCCGATTTAGAGATTGTAAACACCAAAATGATCCTGGTTGTGCATTAATAGCCGCCGGTGAAGAAATGAAAATACATCCAAAACGTTTAGCGAGCTTTCAACGCATTTTAGCCAGCCTAGGCGATAATAAATTAACCTCTCGTTTTAACGACTAAATTAATATTAATAATATAAAGGAAATTCAGTGCTTTTAAATAAATTAAAAATCACCCTTCAATACCTTATGCCTAAACATTTGATTTCGCGTTTAGCTGGAAAATTTGCCGCTGCGGAATGTGGCCGAGTAACCACAAAAGCCATTGAGGCATTTATCAAGCATTACGGCATTAATATGTCAGAAGCAAAGCTTAAAAATGCCGAAGACTTTACCACCTTCAACGATTTTTTTACCCGCGAACTTGAAGATGGCGCGCGCCCTATTGATAACAATGAAACAACCCTCTGCTATCCCGTTGACGGTGCTATTAGTCAGCAAGGCGATATTGAAGACGGACGATTAATACAAGCAAAAGGTTTCGATTATTCATTAGAAACCTTGCTGGGTGGTTCATACAACACGGCAAAGCCTTTTCAAGGCGGAAAGTTTTCTTGTATTTATTTAGCACCAAAAGATTATCATCGTATTCATATGCCGATGGCAGCAACATTACGCGAAATGATCTTTGTACCCGGTGATTTATTTTCTGTTAACCCATTAACCGCTAATAACGTGCCTAACTTATTTTCTCGTAACGAACGTGTTGTCGCTATCTTTGATACAAATTCAGGACCTTTAGCTATGGTCCTTGTTGGCGCAACCATAGTTGCCAGTATAGAAACGACTTGGGCAGGTACGATTACTTCACCTAGAGCCAAAGGAATTTTTAGAGAAAGTTACCCCGCTGACGGCGCTGATGCGATCACTTTTGAAAAAGGTGATGAAATGGGACGTTTTAAACTTGGCTCTACGGTAGTATCAACGTTTGGTCCTGGCATGATCGAGTTTGATGTTGATGCTCATCCAGGCACAGTGACCCGCTTAGGTGAACTCTACGCCAATATTGTTAACGCTGATTAACCAAAAAGTCATTGCTCATTAAAGAGCCAGTAGTGAATCTCCTGAAATACGCTATTGGCTTTTGATTGACTGTTATAGGGCTGACGTTCAATACGACCAGCAATCAGGGCAATAAATCTGGGTCGATGATGCCTTCGTAACCAATAACATCGCTAACCACTCTGTTTTGATGTCTTTTCTAGAGTGGGATTTTCTCGATTATCGATAAGTACACAGCCCCCTTTAATCATGGCGCACAGCTAAAAACCATCGAAAATTACGGGTCGATTTTTGATTGATACCACACTAAAAGTTACTGTCATTTTTACTAACTACCTAGCTCGTACTACATTAAACCTTGAGCAAATCAAAAATAAAATCATTTTAAAAACCTTTGTTATCATAGTGATATTTTAAAACAAAGCCACTAACAACAAAAGGTGTTGCTCATTTTATCAACACAAGATACGATTGCATTCGTATATAACTTATAATTATTCATAGTATTAAGGATTTTAGATGGCTCGAGATAATACAAATATCAAGCCTACAGAAGCAGAGTTAACTTTGCTTAATGTTCTCTGGAAAGTCGGTCCAGCAACAGTTCGTCAGGTACATGATGTTGTCAGTAAAACGCAAAAAACAGGTTACACCACTGTTTTGAAGATTTTACAAATTATGCATGAAAAAACCTTGGTCATTCGAGACGAAAGTAATCGTGCCCATGTCTATGCACCATCAAATAGTGAAACTTTTACACAATCTTCATTATTAAAAGACCTAGCTTCAAAGGCTTTTGGTGGCTCAACGTCAAAATTAGTGATGCGAGCTTTAGATGAATCAACCAGTAAAGAAGAAATTGCCGACATTCGTCAATTACTTAATGAGCTAGAAAAATAAAAACTGCTACACTTGTTATAGTACAATTTAAAAAGTGCTAAAACATGGAAGGATAATGTCAGATTAATTTAATGAGTAGTCCATTTTTATACAATTTATCGTTAACCCTTATCCATTTTATTTGGCAAGGGATTTTCGTTGCGCTTGCGCTAAAGTTGGCATTAACGTTTACTTCTTATAAAAAACCACAATGGCGTTATGCGATGGCGTCATTGGCTATGGTGGCTAATTTATTATTGCCTTTTTTTACCTTCTATATTATCTCTCAAGCTGACTTTCAACAATTTGGTCCTTTATTAAATAACAGCATCTTGCTAAGCGATATCATTAATAATGACGCCCAAAATACTGCTGTCTGGTATTCCAATGCGGTTGAATTCTTACCCTATTTATCATTAACATGGGTAACAATAAGCTTTGCCTTAGCGATAAAGCTGTTCATCGAATTATATAATGTTAACCAACTACCCAAAATAGGCACCTCGCCGGCAAATGCTGAACTTGAAGCCAGATTTCAGCAATTAGTTGAACAAGTAAAATTAACCTGCTCACCTCGACTATTAATCTCGCTTAAAAATGATGTACCTATGGCAATAGGTTGGTTGAAACCGATAGTACTTGTTCCCGTTACTATGTTGACAGGTTTAACACCCGCACAACTTGATATGTTGATATTGCACGAACTGGCACATATTCGTCGACATGACTATCTAGTTAACTTCATTCAGACCTTGGTAGTAATCTTTTTATTCTTCCATCCTGCTGTGCGTTGGGTGTCAAAGCAAATGCGTAATGAACGTGAATATTGTAGTGACGATATTGCTGTGCAGCATTGTGGTAACCCTGTTGCTTATGCGCACACGCTGGCAGATACCGCTTCAATATGTGACAGCCACCGTCATCATTCTATTCCCGCTATGGCAATGGCGGCATCGGGTGGTGATTTAAAGCAACGCGTTCTGCGTTTAATTGACCACGACCAGCACTGTTCAACAACGACTCACTCAGCAAAATGGTTAGCGTCTGTCGTCATTATTTTCTCAATTATTACTGTTGGCAGTAAAAAATATATCCAAATTCCTAGCTTAGATATAGGCACTGATACCATTCCTTTATACCGCAGCGCCGATGATGATGGCTTCAAAACATATACAGATAATGGCGATAAAATAGCGTTACCTTCTTTGGCGCAGCAATTATTACACCGAGGCAATGAAAGTAATGCCTTAGAAAACAAACTACCCGCAAAGATGATAGCGCCATTTTTTCCTAAAAAGACCAATAAAAATCCAGTAAATGTTGAGCATAAAGTCGGGCAAGCTTACCTTATGAGCAAAGACACTACTGAAAACAGGGGTACTGTCATCAATCCCCAAAAAAAGAACACAGTCGATACTTTAGCAGCAGTCATAAACAATAAATTAGTCGAGCTAAAAAAGGCTAAATCTGAACCTTTAAGTCATTTTACTGAATCTTTGGCTGTTCAAAAAAATCAAGCTGACCTGTCTAGTACTCAGGTAAAGATAAAAAAATCTTTAGCTCAATTGGCATTAAGTCAAACGGTTACTATGGGTAAATCGCCAGCAGAGTTAGCCTTTGAGCGCACCGACTCAACCAAAAAAGCTTCGTTATTAAAAAACCCATATGCGGCACAAATAGCTAATTTGACTAAGCAGCCATTAGCCATAAATTCGCACTTAGCATTACCAACGGCTCGTCGCTCAGCGATGATAAAGCAAGTACTTTCCTCGACAAGCGAATCGACAACTAACTACATGCCAGAGCGCGCACCCGCGCAATTACTGACATCGACATACCCGAAATATCCTGCCAATGCTAAGCGAAAAGGTATTGAAACGGATGTAGAAGTTACATTCACCATAGATAAAAATGGCTATGTACGAGATATTCAATACGATGGTGAAGGCAGAGTCAGTTATTTTCGTAATACTATTCGTTCATCATTAGAAAAATGGCGTTTCACCCCGGCGAGTTATAATGACCAACCGGTAGAAAGCACCATGTCTAAAATATTTTCTTTCAGTATTGCTAAATAACAAGATTACTCAGCATGATGCTTTCTTCTGCCATCATGCTTTTGGTGTGACTGCATTTTTTCTTTTTGTACGTCCGTTAATATCATCATAAAACTGTGTTCTTTCTTTGCTTTAATTAAAGCTTTTTGTGCAATAATATCTTGGTATTGACTTTGTAAATCAATAAAAGCTTGTTCATTAAAGTGCTCTTCCATCAGTAACGCTTTACGTTGTTGATGAAATCCTTGCATGCTCTCTTTTAATACTGAATGACTTGTTTTTGCTGTTTTATTTATCGCCTTTGCCTGCTCACGTTGTTCTTCAGTAAGCGCTAAATACTTCGCCATTCGTTTAAAATCACCTTTCATACCACGCTTTGATTTGTACTGATGGTGACCGGTATGCTTGGCATCATGACGGTCATTGTTAACGCCATTACCGTTATTAATGGCCAACGCTGCGGTACTTGCTAAGGATAAAGTTAATAATGCACTGGCTAATAAAACTGAACGTTTACTTTTCATAAGATTTACCTCTGGGTTAAATAGATAATAATATCGATTAAGTGAATTAATCGATTACTGAGCGAGCCCGGTGAATCGATTCATTCTTCTAAGTGAGGTAACTATAAACCTTGCAACGCAAAGAAACGCAAGGCAGTGTAAAGTTTTTGTAAAGGCAACAACAAAGTCAGTTTTCTAATAACAGTTAAGTTAATATTAAGATACGCCAAATACCGCCACTAACGAAAGATAACAAAACCTCATGAGCAAACAGAAAATATTAATCATCGATGACGACAAAGAACTCACTGAGTTATTAACTGAGTATCTATCGTATGAAGGATTTGAATTAGAAGCTTGCCATGATGGTGTTAGTGGTCTGGCACGTGCTTATGATGAACAATTTTCACTGATATTACTTGATGTTATGATGCCCAAACTAAATGGCTTTGAAGTATTAAAAGCCTTAGGTGGCCAGCATAAAACGCCAATTTTAATGTTAACGGCTAAAGGTGATAACGACGACAGAATATTAGGCTTGGAGCTAGGCGCCGATGACTATTTAGCGAAACCTTTTCAGCATCGTGAATTACTGGCACGCATTAAAGCTATTTTACGGCGTATTAAAATAGTTAAGTCCAATGAAAGTACTGTTAGTCATCAGCAAATTAATGAGGTCAGGCTTGAACATAGCACTCGTCAAGCTTTTTGCCATCAACAGTTAGTTGAATTAACTGGTACCGAGTTTCAAATATTAGCTTTGCTGATGAATAATGCCAGTCAAATCGTCAGTAAAAATGAAATATCAGAACAAATATTGAAACGAAAATTGAGTGCTTTTGATCGCAGTATCGACATGCACATCAGTAATATTCGCCGTAAGTTACTCGAGTTTTCTGCAAGTGATAAATTAAAAACCATTCGCGGCGCTGGTTATATCTTCCTCACAGGAGAAAGCACGGGGATAAATGGCTAATGCTCAATAAAATTAGACAGTCATTTTCATCGATTGGCTTTAAGATATTTTTATGGTTTTGGCTGTTCGCCTTAAGCTCTATTATAGCAACACGATTTATCTCAGCCCAGTTAGCACAGAACAGTATTGTTTTACCTGCGCACCATGGCGACTTAAAAAAATTGCACCGTATCGCTAAACGTATTGAAAGAAATAATATGTCAGCCGATGGACTTTTGCGATATCGAGGGAAATCGCCTAATGAAGCTATCATTATCAGAAATATTGATAGTGGTCAGCTCACCACCGATAGTAGCCGTTTTTTAAAAGACTTGGTTAGCTACCTAGAAAAAAATCGCTTTTCAGCCATCACCTCTATTCAATTTCCGAGATCTCGTATTACCGGCCCTAAAAATATCATCTTAGATAATCAACCCGTCGAACTATATTTAGCTATTAAAGGTCAGTCTCGACATTTTGATTCCTTTATTATGCAACTGCCCAATTGGTTGAAACTTGCCATCCCCATTGCGGTCAGTGCTCTATTAGCCTGGTTATTAGCACGAACGTTAATTAAGCCAATATTGGCAATACGACGTGCGGCAACCGATATTGGTAACGGCCAGCTTGATGCCCGTATCGAACATGCCAATAAAAGAAAAGACGAACTGGGTTCACTTGCCACCAGCTTTAATACGATGGCAGACAAGTTATCATTAAATCTAACCGCTAATCAGCGTTTATTAGCCGATGTTTCCCATGAGCTTCGTTCACCGATGACTCGCTTACAACTTGCGGTTGGTCTAGCTCAGCAAGCGATTAACAAACCCGAGTTGCAAAAAAAACATCTCGCGCGCTGTGAACTAGAAGTCAGCCGTTTAAATGAAATGATAAGCGATGTGCTTTCTCTTTCTCGATTAGAAAACACCTTTCAAAAAATTAATTTGCAAACCGTTCATCTCGATGAATTATTAGCCGATATCTGTCAAGACTGCCAGTACCTTGCTGACGAAAAACATATCTTAATTACTATGAAGCACTTTTTCTCTTTGGATTTACCTGGAGATCAAAATTTATTAAGCAGTGCTTTTAGTAATGTCATTATTAACGCCATTAAATATAGCCCAAAGCACAGTGAAGTGGTCATCTCTATGGCGAGTGTTATTCTCAATCAACAAGACAGTATTAAGATTATCATTAGCGATAGCGGTGATGGCGTTCCTCAAAGTACCATCGAAAAACTTTTTCAGCCTTTTTATCGTGTCGATGAAGCCCGAGATAGAAACACGGGTGGCACCGGCTTAGGCTTAGCCATAGCACAGCAAGCAGTATTAGCACATAATGGTGCGATAAGTGCTAAAAACAACGACTCTGGTGGTTTATCTGTAACCATTATTTTGCCAATAAGCACAACACTGACATAAAACTGATGAACATAAGTGAATTATCACCGCTAATGTCATGCGACCTTAGGATTAAACAACATGGCTTTAGCGAAAATCAATAGTAATGACTATGGCAAAGAAAGTGAGCTTAGTGCTCGCTTATCAACTGAAATAAAACAGTTTTGGCAACAAGGTTACTTCTCATCTTTTAGTGGTGTCAATAAAATAAGAATAAATTACGTAACCTTTACTCACTGCAAAAACCAAGAAAATCTTGTACTGGTTACCGGAAGGTCTGAAAGTTATCTAAAGTATCAAGAACTCGCCTTTGACTTGTATCAGCAAGGTTATAATATATTTATCGTCGACCACCGTGGTCAAGGTTTGTCACAACGATTGTTGAATGATGGCCAAAAAGGCTATGTAAAAAAATTTGATGACTACGCCGAAGATCTTAAAAAATTTATTGATGATGTTGTTTTAGAAAGTGCCACAAATAATCCCAGTAAAACACGTCCTAAAAAACCCCATCTATTAGCACATTCGATGGGGGGAGCCATTGCTGTGCGCATGATGCAGTTATACCCACTGTCAGCTAAATCTGCGGTATTAACCTCGCCAATGATTGCAGTTAACTACGGCAATATCGCTAACTGGCTTGCTCAAGGGATTATTTATTTAGGGGATTTCTTTAACGCTTGCTTAGCTGCTGAAGCTAATTTTTTTATGGGACAAACGGCCTTTAACGACACACCTTTTGCTGAAAATGAGCTTAGTCAATCGACTGTTCGCTACCAAGTTTTTGTGGAACTTTATCAGAAAAATAAAGAGATACAATTGGGCGGTGTCACCACTCATTGGCTCAAAGAAGCCATTATCGCTAAGAAAAATATTTTTGCAGATTTAGCTAAATTGACTACACCTATCTTAGTCATGCAGTCAGGTAACGACACTATCGTTTGTAATAAAGCGCAAAACACTTTCTGCCAGCAATTACACCAATACCACAAAGAGTCTTGCCCTGAAGGCAAACCTTTCACTGTCGACAATGCGCGGCACGAGCTTATGTTTGAGCAAGACCAGTATCGCAGCCCCGCCTTAAGAAAAGCGCTGCAGTGGTTTGATACACATTCAACTTAGTTTTATTTCTGTTGCGGTTCTTGGTCTACATTAACCGTTTTAATGGCTACCACTGAAGTAGGATCATGATGAATAAACACTTCGCAAGGCGAGAATTTCGCTTCAATTTCTTCTTCTATAGCTTCACCAATATCGTGGGCTTCCAGTAAAGACAGTCGGTCATCAAGCTCTAAATGAAATTGAATAAAGCGCTGCGGGCCTGATTGTCGGGTTCTTAAATCATGAACACCTAAGGTCGAATCATGAGCAACCACAATAGCGGTAATTTGAGTCTGCTCTTCTTCACTCAGTTCATGATCCATTAAGTTGTGCACACTTAAGTAAATAATTTTTAAAGCGCCACTCAATAGCAACACCCCAACAAGACAAGTAAATATGCCATCTGCATAGAGAGAGTAGCCGCTGCTTAAAATCAACGCCGCTAATACGCCCAGGTTTAATAATAAATCTGACTGGTAATGCAAAGCATCAGCACTAATGGCAACGGAACGGGTTTTGGCAATCACAAAACGTTGCAACACCACTAATAACAGTGTCATCACGATAGCTATAATCGTCACCACTATGCCTATTTCTGTTTTAACAACCAGTTTGGGGTGAATAATTCGGTCAAAGCCATGAAAGATCAATAACAAGGCAGAACCGGTCACAAAAGCGGCTTGTACTAAACCCGCTAAACTCTCGGCTTTACCGTGACCAAATTTGTGTTTTTCATCGGCGGGTGCCAAAGCATAATGAAGAATAACCACATTCATCAACGAAGCAAATAAATCCAACATCGAATCGGTGGCCGAAGCCAGCATTGAGCTAGCATCTGTGACAACCCAAGCATACAATTTCAAAAGAAAAAGTAATAAGGCCGTTGCGGTAGCGGCGAAAGCAGCCACTCTGACCCAAAAACTGTAGTCATTTTGTTTTGATAAAGCTTCACTCATAGTCATTACTTTTCCATGCTTGCTACTTAAGCGCTAATTTGTACAATATAGTAATTCGTTTGGTATAATACCTTATCATCTTCGAATTTAAGTACATTTTTATGTTAGACGTCGTTTTGTTTCAGCCACAAATTCCACCAAATACCGGTAATATTATCCGCCTCTGTGCGAATACAGGCTTTAGGTTACACCTCATTGAACCCTTTGGCTTTGACCTAGACGATAAAAAACTTCGCCGCGCGGGTTTAGATTACCATGAGTTTGCAGCCATTAAGCGCCATAAAGATTATCAAGCTTTTATCGAAAGTGAACAACCTGAGCGAGTTTTAGCGGTGACCACTAAAACAACCAATTACTATGGTGATATTGCCTTTAAACCTGGGGACTATTTACTTTTTGGCTCAGAGACCAGTGGTTTGCCAGAAGAAGTAAGACAGCAAATACCCGATGAGGATAAAATTCGTATCCCGATGCTAAAAGACAGCCGGAGTATGAATTTATCGAATGCCACCGCAGTGCTTATTTTTGAAGCTTGGCGACAAATGGGCTTTGAAGGCTCAGTTTAACTTCACAATAGTAAAGATAAACAGAGCCAAACAAAGTGTAAAATTATTCGACAGTACGGTCGCGAGAAAGTAAATCAGCAGCGGCTAGCTTTGCTGATTTGCCGCAATAAAGTACCTGATAGACTTGCTCGACTATCGGCATTTCTACGCCCATACGTTGTGCTAACATATAAACTTCTTTGGTATTACGATAACCTTCAACAACTTGGCCAATATCTGTCATCGCTTTTTCAACATCAACGCCGCTGCCAAGTGCTAAGCCAAATCGACGATTACGTGATTGATTATCAGTACAGGTTAGGACTAAATCACCTAATCCAGCCATCCCCATAAAAGTACTTGCCTCGGCATTAAGTGCACAGCCCAAACGTGTCATTTCAACTAAACCACGGGTAATTAACGCAGTACGAGCATTGGCACCAAAGCCAATACCGTCGGCGATACCAGCACCGATAGCGATAACATTTTTAACCGCACCACCGAGTTGTACACCAATAAAGTCTTTATTTGCGTAAACCCGAAAGGTTTTGCCACAATGTAATAGATCAGAAATTTCAGTGACAAAATCATCATCAGTTGACGATAATGAAATAGCCGTTGGTAAGCCAGCAGCCATCTCTTTTGCAAAGGTTGGCCCAGAAAGTACGGCCAATGAAATATCATCTCCCAGAACATCA from Colwellia sp. PAMC 20917 includes these protein-coding regions:
- a CDS encoding M56 family metallopeptidase, encoding MSSPFLYNLSLTLIHFIWQGIFVALALKLALTFTSYKKPQWRYAMASLAMVANLLLPFFTFYIISQADFQQFGPLLNNSILLSDIINNDAQNTAVWYSNAVEFLPYLSLTWVTISFALAIKLFIELYNVNQLPKIGTSPANAELEARFQQLVEQVKLTCSPRLLISLKNDVPMAIGWLKPIVLVPVTMLTGLTPAQLDMLILHELAHIRRHDYLVNFIQTLVVIFLFFHPAVRWVSKQMRNEREYCSDDIAVQHCGNPVAYAHTLADTASICDSHRHHSIPAMAMAASGGDLKQRVLRLIDHDQHCSTTTHSAKWLASVVIIFSIITVGSKKYIQIPSLDIGTDTIPLYRSADDDGFKTYTDNGDKIALPSLAQQLLHRGNESNALENKLPAKMIAPFFPKKTNKNPVNVEHKVGQAYLMSKDTTENRGTVINPQKKNTVDTLAAVINNKLVELKKAKSEPLSHFTESLAVQKNQADLSSTQVKIKKSLAQLALSQTVTMGKSPAELAFERTDSTKKASLLKNPYAAQIANLTKQPLAINSHLALPTARRSAMIKQVLSSTSESTTNYMPERAPAQLLTSTYPKYPANAKRKGIETDVEVTFTIDKNGYVRDIQYDGEGRVSYFRNTIRSSLEKWRFTPASYNDQPVESTMSKIFSFSIAK
- a CDS encoding response regulator transcription factor is translated as MSKQKILIIDDDKELTELLTEYLSYEGFELEACHDGVSGLARAYDEQFSLILLDVMMPKLNGFEVLKALGGQHKTPILMLTAKGDNDDRILGLELGADDYLAKPFQHRELLARIKAILRRIKIVKSNESTVSHQQINEVRLEHSTRQAFCHQQLVELTGTEFQILALLMNNASQIVSKNEISEQILKRKLSAFDRSIDMHISNIRRKLLEFSASDKLKTIRGAGYIFLTGESTGING
- a CDS encoding ATP-binding protein, which translates into the protein MLNKIRQSFSSIGFKIFLWFWLFALSSIIATRFISAQLAQNSIVLPAHHGDLKKLHRIAKRIERNNMSADGLLRYRGKSPNEAIIIRNIDSGQLTTDSSRFLKDLVSYLEKNRFSAITSIQFPRSRITGPKNIILDNQPVELYLAIKGQSRHFDSFIMQLPNWLKLAIPIAVSALLAWLLARTLIKPILAIRRAATDIGNGQLDARIEHANKRKDELGSLATSFNTMADKLSLNLTANQRLLADVSHELRSPMTRLQLAVGLAQQAINKPELQKKHLARCELEVSRLNEMISDVLSLSRLENTFQKINLQTVHLDELLADICQDCQYLADEKHILITMKHFFSLDLPGDQNLLSSAFSNVIINAIKYSPKHSEVVISMASVILNQQDSIKIIISDSGDGVPQSTIEKLFQPFYRVDEARDRNTGGTGLGLAIAQQAVLAHNGAISAKNNDSGGLSVTIILPISTTLT
- the rsgA gene encoding small ribosomal subunit biogenesis GTPase RsgA is translated as MSKLKKLTKGQTRRIKDNQAKKLRNKPEQVQWQDTELGEPENGTILSRFGQHADVEAENSDCIRCNIRRGVKSLVCGDKVLWRRGKETQHSISGVIEAVHERTSVLSRPDVYDGVKPIAANITQILIVSSVLPAFNPDIIDRYLVAAEQTGITPVILLNKTDLLDKASKAEIEQHLDIYREIGYQVIYVSNESQHGIEELKKQLSEHTSIFVGQSGVGKSTLTNTLMPELGLMTKIVSENSGLGQHTTTVARLYHFKQGGDLIDSPGIREFGLWHLTPAEVYGGFIEFEDYLGGCRFRDCKHQNDPGCALIAAGEEMKIHPKRLASFQRILASLGDNKLTSRFND
- a CDS encoding Spy/CpxP family protein refolding chaperone produces the protein MKSKRSVLLASALLTLSLASTAALAINNGNGVNNDRHDAKHTGHHQYKSKRGMKGDFKRMAKYLALTEEQREQAKAINKTAKTSHSVLKESMQGFHQQRKALLMEEHFNEQAFIDLQSQYQDIIAQKALIKAKKEHSFMMILTDVQKEKMQSHQKHDGRRKHHAE
- the asd gene encoding archaetidylserine decarboxylase (Phosphatidylserine decarboxylase is synthesized as a single chain precursor. Generation of the pyruvoyl active site from a Ser is coupled to cleavage of a Gly-Ser bond between the larger (beta) and smaller (alpha chains). It is an integral membrane protein.); the protein is MPKHLISRLAGKFAAAECGRVTTKAIEAFIKHYGINMSEAKLKNAEDFTTFNDFFTRELEDGARPIDNNETTLCYPVDGAISQQGDIEDGRLIQAKGFDYSLETLLGGSYNTAKPFQGGKFSCIYLAPKDYHRIHMPMAATLREMIFVPGDLFSVNPLTANNVPNLFSRNERVVAIFDTNSGPLAMVLVGATIVASIETTWAGTITSPRAKGIFRESYPADGADAITFEKGDEMGRFKLGSTVVSTFGPGMIEFDVDAHPGTVTRLGELYANIVNAD
- a CDS encoding DUF4442 domain-containing protein, which translates into the protein MANKFGKIISKVNRMPRFMRSFLLTKIFCSTVKYAGTSSIKLISVSHTKAVLSLENKKKVQNHIGGVHAIAAALLAESATGIVFGMNVPDTCVPLLKSMTFHFQRRMQGNLSAVAVLSLADIEQIENADKGSLMVSVEITDESDQQPIVCEMEWAWVTKRR
- the orn gene encoding oligoribonuclease translates to MTGNETNLIWLDLEMTGLEPNTDVILEIASIVTDSQLNILAQGPVFAIHQSDEVLDNMSQWCIEHHGQSGLTTRCRESVSSLADATEATIKFVEQYVPKGKSPMCGNSIGQDRRFINKYMPDFEDYFHYRNIDVSTVKELARRWKPEVLDKVVKTGAHLALDDILESIAEMKVYQEHFFKL
- a CDS encoding BlaI/MecI/CopY family transcriptional regulator, producing MARDNTNIKPTEAELTLLNVLWKVGPATVRQVHDVVSKTQKTGYTTVLKILQIMHEKTLVIRDESNRAHVYAPSNSETFTQSSLLKDLASKAFGGSTSKLVMRALDESTSKEEIADIRQLLNELEK